Part of the Flavobacterium sp. MDT1-60 genome, AAAAATTATATCCGTTCACTTTTGCACCTCTTTTGGTAATATCTTCAGCATGTGCTTCTGTATAAATTACGCCTCCTAAAGAAGTTATTGCTTCAGTAAGCCCTTTTAGATAATGCAGAATATGAAATTGTGCCTGATTTGCAAAGGCAAGGCATCGTTGTTTTTCGGCATTCGCCAATGACGGAATACCTTTTAAAATAGAAGTTTTTAATCCCGCTTTTTGTGTGACATGAAATTCCTTGTCTAAATTTTCTTCCTTATCAGTTGGATCAAGAAACAAATAACCATTTACTCTTTTAAAAGAACAATCGATATTTAATTCAGTAACAATTTTTTCAATCTCATCTATAGCTTCAGTATGACTTTCAGCTGCAAGTTTAACAGCGTTTTCTCCAAAGATTTTCTCCAGAAAATAATAACGGTCATCCAAAGCGCAGGTTAAATGTGCTGTAGTTCGCCCGGTTTCGCCGCTTCCAATAAAACCATCTTCTACCAGTACGATTTTTTTTCCGGCTTTGAGTAATTTATAAGCGGTTGTTAAGCCCGCAATTCCGCCTCCAATAATTAATACTTCAGTCTCTATATCCTGGTCAGGGATATTGCAGGAAATTATTTGTGTAGAATCAATCCAAAACGAAACATTGTCGCCTGAAGTAATACTGGAGCTTTTTAAACTATGATTCGATTTATTGTCCATGATTGTTTGTTTTTGAAATTATCTGAGTTAGATGCTGATTTTTAAGTAATTGGTATCAAAGCTAGTAATGGTTTGTACAGAAATCTTATAAGTTTAATGCTAAATTTTATAGGATTACCATTGTAGTTGTATTGAAATTACGACAATAAAAAAACCGCTTAAATTGCTTTAAGCGGTTTAACACTAAATAAAAAACAAAATTATTTCACCAAATATTTTTTCTGAATTTGTTTTTTGACTTTTTTATCAATGCCATATTCAACTAATAACATCTTATCAATGCTGCCATATTTTTTGATAGCAGTAGCCCAGGCAGCTTCTAAATAGGTTTGTTTTACGCCCATTAATTTCGCCATTCTTTCTTCCGGAATCCCGTATGCTTTGTACTTGCTCAAATCTGTTTTTGCGATTGCTTCATTAGATCTCAGGTAATCTTTCATGATTTCTTCATCAGAAACATCTAAAATATGTAATAGTAATGAAGAAGCAAATCCTGTTCTGTCTTTACCGGCTGTACAATGAAACAAAACAACAGTTTCTTTTTTCTTCACTTCATCAAAGAAAGGTTTAAAGTCTTTTGCACTTTCTGCGAATCCTGCGTTGGCGGCAACCATTAATGAATCGGCCTGTGCTTCGTTGAATGTTGGTGACATCATGATTTTCATAAATTGTCCCATTTCTTTTCCGTTTATAGAACCAATATTCGCTCTTGTTGTTTCAATTTTTTGTCCTGCCGGAATAAAATCAGGATCTTTTTTTATTTCATCATCGTTTCTAAAATCTACTATGGTATTGATGTGTAATGCATCAAATTTGGTAACATCAGAAGGCGTTAATTTGGAGAAATTTCCAGAGCGATAAATAATTCCTTCCTTGATTTTTTTGCCGTCTTTATTGTGAATTCCGGATAGTGATCTGAAATTTGGGCTGTTTTCGATATCCATATTTTTTTGAGCCTGACTTTGAAAAGCAATCATTAAAAATATCGCTGTAGTACGTAAAAGAGTTTGAGTCATAGTATTTATTTTGAAATTAGAAATTGGACTTTTAGTGCAACTGAAATTCTCAGCTTGCATCATTTATTATTTAAGAAGGATTTAAAAAGAAATGAATCTTATAAAATTTGGTATTTAAGACCTAACTGACCATTGATGGATGACCATTCGCTAGAAGTAATTCGGCCTTGATTATTTCCTAAATATTGTTTGAATGGTTCGTTGGTAAGATTTCTAACTTCCATAAAAACTTTGATTTTATTGCTGATAGAATAATCCGCAGAGAAATCAACAGTAAAATTGTTTTTAGCTGAAATATAATAATCAGGACCCAAATTTTGATTGATCGTTTCTACCGATTTTCCTCTGTAATTTCCGGCGATTCTAAACATGAAGCCATATTTCTCATAGAAAAGAGAAGAATTAAACAATAGCTTAGATTGATTTGGCAATGTAGTTTTATCTGTAGTAGTTACATTTCCTTGCGCATCATATCTTGAAACTTCTAATTTTGATTTAATAATTGAAGTATTAAAATCAATTCCAAATCCGCCCCAGAAACCACTCCATTCTGTAAATCTTTTAGTGATTCCAAATTCAAAACCTAATAAACTGGCGTCTTTAATGTTTTTAGGCTGCGTAACGATATAATTAACGTTATTAATTCTTTCTGCAGAAATATCCCTGAAAATATAATCGCTTATGTCCTTATAGAAAACTCCCGCAGTAATCAATCCAATATCTTTTAAGAAATATTCTCCCATGAAATCTAAGTTGTTAGAAAAAGTAGGCTTCAAATCCGTATTTCCTCTGGTAATTTTTGGAACTCCGGCCGTGATGTCTATAATCTCACTCGGATTTAAATCCGGTAAATTTGGTCTTGAAAAAGTTCTGGTATAAGCTGCTCTGAAATTGATGTTTTCATTGAAAGCATATTTCAAATGCAACATTGGCAAAAACGCATTATAAGATGATGTTTTGGTAATTGGCGTTGCTACTTTTGTTTGAGAATTATAAGCAGTACTGCTCATCGTAACATTCGTTTCTTCGTTTCTGGCACCGGCAATGATTTTTGTTTTATCTGATAAATCATAAACTCCCATTACATAAGCACTGAAAACATTTTCTTCGCCTTTAAACTTTGTTGTTACATTAGAAGCCGGAGAATAATCTGCAAAGCCATTCGCCTTTAAATACGATGGTGTAAAAATATCAAACAATTGATTTTTTGTAATTGGATTTACAATTAGATTATTGAACGGACTTCCAATTTCTGAGAAGAAATTATTTGCATTTGGGTAAGGCTCAGTCTGTAAACTACTCATCGGAATTAAGGCAGGCGAACCCGGAATTCCTAAAGCAGCGCCTGGCAAATAAACAATTGGCGTTTGCTGTCCCTGATAGTCTTTGAATCTTAATTTTGAACCTGCTTTGATTACAAATTTTTCAGTTGCATCGTAATTAAAGTTAATTTGTCCCACTTTATCGTGATCTCTTTGATCTAATTTGGTAATGACCAATTGCTGTAAAGTTAATCGTGCAGGATCCATAACGTCGGTTGGATTGGTCAGTTTTGGATCGATGTTATAAATGTTTACACCATTTCCGTCAGGAGAATCAAAGGTGTTATAAACGGCTCCATCTGATGACCTTACACCAAAATCGCCAACTAATTTTTGAGAAAACTGTGCAATCGGTAACCCTCTCATATCCGACGGCATATTGGGAGGAGTATCTAAAAGATAGGTCATTTCATTATTGGCAAACGACCAGTCAAATTTCAATTTAGAACCAATTCTGTGTTCTCCGCCAATTTCTACTCCGTTTAAATCTGTTTTATAATCAGAATAACGGTAGCTAAAAGTGTATCTCTTTTTAGCAAAGTCATAGAAAGATTCATAGACCGGACGTACATCCCTGAATTTATCATATAAGAATTTCGCGAAAAATTTATTCTTGTCGTTCAGTTCAAAATCTATCGCACCACTTATAGCTTTTGTAATTCTTTCTCCAAAATAACGTTTAGCATTAACGGTATTAATACCATATTTTTGAGATTGTACTGGCGCATTAATATTGTAATCCACTACCATTTCATCAGTAGCGAAATTTCTATCCCATACAGAAGCTGCAAGTACAACTCCCAATTTATCTTTAAAGAATCTTTGTCCGTAAACTAAAGAGGCATTGTAAGAACCCTTTTCGGCTTTTTGATTATAACCACCTCCAAGACTGGCATTCAGCATTGTTTTTTTAGGTGCAGATCTTGATATAAAATTCACAGATCCACCAATGGCATCACCTTCCATATCCGGAGTTATTGCCTTTGATAACTGAATATACTGAATCATTTCAGTAGGAATCGCATCTAACAGCGTGTTTCTAGTTCCGGCAACAGAGGCACTTGGCAATCTTGTTCCGTTGTATAGAGTTGATGTCCAGCCGTAAGGAGTTCCTCGCACACTTACCTGATTGGCTTCTCCGTGATAACGGTTTACACTTACACTTGGCATTCTTTGTACCGCTTCTGCAGCATTACGATCCGGTAATTTCCCGACAGCATCTGCAGAAAGCACGTCCATAATGGCCAATGATTTCTTTTTCATGCTTAGGGCTTTAATTGAGAAGGTCCGGTAAAACCTTTTACAATAATTTCTTTTAATGCACCTTCTTCTGCAGCAAGAGTAACAGTTCCCAAATTATTAATACCCGAAACTAATTTTATTTCTTTGGTAATCGTTTGATATCCCATATAACTAAATGAGACTGTAAGCTTTTCTCCCGATAAATTCGAAACTTGAAAATTTCCATCAAAGTCTGTTGAAGTTCCTGTTTTTCGTTCTAAAATAGAAATATTTACTCCCGGCAAAAACGTTTTCCCATCAGAAACTTTTCCGATCATTGAAGCATAATTTTGCGCTATAAGTTGATTTCCGGATAAAATCAAAGCAAATAACAATAGTAGTTTTTTCATTGTGTTTAGTTAATTTTTATTTTCTGCTGCAAAACTATCTGATGGTTATTTTCCGGAAGTCTTTTTAAATTTAGGCGTACAAAAAAGGCTAAAATTATTTTCAACTAATTGATAATTAAACACTTGTGAATAATATCAAATGGTTAACTAAATATGAAGGACTTGTTATTTTGAAATTGAATTTGGTATGGAAATACTTTTCTTATAAAAAACATACTGTAAAAGAATGTTTTTTTTGATGATTAAGCTTCTTCAAGAACTTTTTTATAGTCACTTGGAGTTGCTCCGGTAATTTGTTTAAAATATTTATAGAAAGTCGATTTGTTTTTGAATCCGCTTTCATAACCAATAGT contains:
- a CDS encoding TonB-dependent receptor translates to MKKKSLAIMDVLSADAVGKLPDRNAAEAVQRMPSVSVNRYHGEANQVSVRGTPYGWTSTLYNGTRLPSASVAGTRNTLLDAIPTEMIQYIQLSKAITPDMEGDAIGGSVNFISRSAPKKTMLNASLGGGYNQKAEKGSYNASLVYGQRFFKDKLGVVLAASVWDRNFATDEMVVDYNINAPVQSQKYGINTVNAKRYFGERITKAISGAIDFELNDKNKFFAKFLYDKFRDVRPVYESFYDFAKKRYTFSYRYSDYKTDLNGVEIGGEHRIGSKLKFDWSFANNEMTYLLDTPPNMPSDMRGLPIAQFSQKLVGDFGVRSSDGAVYNTFDSPDGNGVNIYNIDPKLTNPTDVMDPARLTLQQLVITKLDQRDHDKVGQINFNYDATEKFVIKAGSKLRFKDYQGQQTPIVYLPGAALGIPGSPALIPMSSLQTEPYPNANNFFSEIGSPFNNLIVNPITKNQLFDIFTPSYLKANGFADYSPASNVTTKFKGEENVFSAYVMGVYDLSDKTKIIAGARNEETNVTMSSTAYNSQTKVATPITKTSSYNAFLPMLHLKYAFNENINFRAAYTRTFSRPNLPDLNPSEIIDITAGVPKITRGNTDLKPTFSNNLDFMGEYFLKDIGLITAGVFYKDISDYIFRDISAERINNVNYIVTQPKNIKDASLLGFEFGITKRFTEWSGFWGGFGIDFNTSIIKSKLEVSRYDAQGNVTTTDKTTLPNQSKLLFNSSLFYEKYGFMFRIAGNYRGKSVETINQNLGPDYYISAKNNFTVDFSADYSISNKIKVFMEVRNLTNEPFKQYLGNNQGRITSSEWSSINGQLGLKYQIL
- a CDS encoding tyrosine-protein phosphatase, which produces MTQTLLRTTAIFLMIAFQSQAQKNMDIENSPNFRSLSGIHNKDGKKIKEGIIYRSGNFSKLTPSDVTKFDALHINTIVDFRNDDEIKKDPDFIPAGQKIETTRANIGSINGKEMGQFMKIMMSPTFNEAQADSLMVAANAGFAESAKDFKPFFDEVKKKETVVLFHCTAGKDRTGFASSLLLHILDVSDEEIMKDYLRSNEAIAKTDLSKYKAYGIPEERMAKLMGVKQTYLEAAWATAIKKYGSIDKMLLVEYGIDKKVKKQIQKKYLVK
- a CDS encoding carboxypeptidase-like regulatory domain-containing protein; the encoded protein is MKKLLLLFALILSGNQLIAQNYASMIGKVSDGKTFLPGVNISILERKTGTSTDFDGNFQVSNLSGEKLTVSFSYMGYQTITKEIKLVSGINNLGTVTLAAEEGALKEIIVKGFTGPSQLKP